The window TGTGCAGTACGGACGAGGAGCGATATCATGAGCCCCTGGTTCATCCGGCCCTGGCCCTGGCACAGGCCCGCAGCCGGGTGCTGATCCTGGGCGGCGGTGACGGCTGTGCGTTGCGGGAGGTTTTAAAATACCCGGATGTTGACCGGATTACCCTGGTGGACCTGGACCCGGCCATAACAACCCTTGCGGCCACCCATCCGCTTCTGTCCCGGCTCAACGCCCACGCCTTTGACAATGCCCGGGTGACCACCCTGACGGGTTCAGGTATTTCACCGGGGGATTTTCGTCAGATATATCAGTCATTGTCTGACCAAAAGAGAAAACCGGCCGAGGTCCGCCATGTGGCCGAGGTCCGGGTCATGAACCTGGATGCCGACAAGTTCCTTGAACAGGTGACAGACGTCTGGGATGTCATTATTGTGGACATGCCCGATCCCTCCACACCGGAACTGACCAAACTCTATTCAAAGGAATTTTATCTTAAAGTCAGACACAGGCTGGCAGAAAACGGCATTGCATCAATCCAGTCCACCTCCCCCTACCTTGCAAAGGAGAGCTATCTTTGCATAGGCAGGACATTGACTTCTGCCGGATTTTTTATCTTGCCGTACCATGAAAATGTGCCTTCCTTCGGGGACTGGGGCTGGTTTCTATGTACACGTAAATCCTGGGGCAATGAACTTTGGCAGCAGCGCATTGCAGGGCTTGAATTTACCGTTCCCACCAGGTTTTTAACCCCTGAAGTGTTCAGGGGTGAGCTTGTATTCGGCAAAGGTATGGATCAAAGCCTTCACACAGAAATCAACACCCTTCTTTTTCCAGTTCTGCTCTCCTATTACAATCATGAATCCTGGCTTCTAGAATAGTATTTGCCAAAATAAATCTGTTCTGTTTTTTTATTTCTCCGTCAAGTCGTTGGTGTTTTCTTTGAGTTTTGATTCAATCATAAAAGGTCTTTTCACCAAAACCCGCTGCATCTTGTCAATTTTTTTTTCAAGGAAGGACACACGTTTTTCAAGGTGTCTGGCCGCCCTGAAAAAACGAAGAAAACTGAAATGTTTTTCAAACGGAGTTTCAACTCCTGGCAAGGAGATGTCGTTGACATACCAGTGTGACGCATTGGTTACGCACAGGACAATTTTTTTTATGTTTTTGTCCTCCACCGGCATTCTGAGGAAATAGGGCCCGGTTCTTTCAAACAGCATATGTGTTGTCACTTTTTGATAATTGAACGTCCGGTCCCGATAGCAGATGAAAACGTAAAGATCTCCCCATGCATAGTCCATAGGAGCGTTCGTGGCCCATAGGGTTAAGTCTCCGTCTGCTCGTGATCCGGACGGAAGTTGTTGCACCACGGCATCGTTTTCTTTAAGCACAAGATTATAATCGGAAATAAAAACCCAGTTTTCGTCCGTTATGCCACCTTTCCGGGTATAAACGCCGTGCCATCGGTCGAAGCCGGGTTCTGCAGCTTCAAGACATGCCCATGTATCTCCCAGCTCTGTGGCAGAGCACCATTCCCAGGGGGATAATTCAGTGGTTTCAAATAAACCGTTTTCGATTAAATCGGCCATGGTTTTTCCTCCTGATATTGATTGATAATGAAAACAAAAAAATAATCGTTAATATTACGATTTTTTAAACACTATACTATCTTTTTTTGCTCAAATACCACTTATATAAAATATTTACAGGCAGTTCAGATGATTTTTACAGAAAATTTATTACAAAGATAGAAGCTTTTTGTACATGCCGTAATCCGCTGCAAAAGATAGAGGGAAG is drawn from uncultured Desulfobacter sp. and contains these coding sequences:
- a CDS encoding polyamine aminopropyltransferase; protein product: MPSDLPGSARSPGRCRLNPASVLLCLCMFASGACGIILEYIQASLASMILGNAFEQWAMVIGLMMFWMGFGSLIQARISRKRLVYAFIGIEIALALAGGYSPTLTYLSYGYTSHYSLVLYFFVSVIGILIGLEIPVIIRINNDFSTELSTNLGNILSSDYIGSLAGALIYVFLLLRFFPITEAAFLTAGMNFLLALITFIYFTRKQIIRCNIPLLVIMAATCGALIFGLMNNRKWQITNEQALYDDPIVYSKTSQYQHIVITHFEPLDEIRLFLNGNLQLCSTDEERYHEPLVHPALALAQARSRVLILGGGDGCALREVLKYPDVDRITLVDLDPAITTLAATHPLLSRLNAHAFDNARVTTLTGSGISPGDFRQIYQSLSDQKRKPAEVRHVAEVRVMNLDADKFLEQVTDVWDVIIVDMPDPSTPELTKLYSKEFYLKVRHRLAENGIASIQSTSPYLAKESYLCIGRTLTSAGFFILPYHENVPSFGDWGWFLCTRKSWGNELWQQRIAGLEFTVPTRFLTPEVFRGELVFGKGMDQSLHTEINTLLFPVLLSYYNHESWLLE